The nucleotide window CAAGGGAATCCGGGACAAGTAACGGTCGCCCGGCTTGACATGGCTGCCCGGAGCGGACACAAGGGGCACGCATGCAAAATCTCATCGAACTGACAAAGAACGATCTCGAAGCGTTCGTTGCCGAGGATCTCAAGGAGCCCCGCTTCCGGGCCGAGCAGATCTGGCAGTGGCTGTGGCAGAAGCGCGTCCGTTCCATCGACGCCATGACCAACCTGTCCAAGCCGTTGCGCGAAAAGGTCATGTCCATGGCCGCCATCGCCTGGCCCGAGATCGCCAAGGTCGCCCAAAGCAAGGACGGGACCATCAAGTTCCTGCTGCGCATGGGCGACGGCGCGCTCATCGAGACCGTGCTCATCCCCATGCAGGACCGCTACTCCCAGTGTCTGTCCACCCAGGTGGGCTGCGCCATGGCCTGCACCTTCTGCAACACCGGCAAGCTCGGCTTCGAGCGCAACCTGACCTACGGCGAGATCATGGGCCAGATTCTCGTCGGGCGGCAATACCTGGAGGACCAGGGGATGAACCCGCTCAAGAACCTTGTGTTCATGGGCATGGGCGAGCCGCTGCTCAACCTCGACAATCTCATAAAAGTGCTCACCGATCTGC belongs to Pseudodesulfovibrio portus and includes:
- the rlmN gene encoding 23S rRNA (adenine(2503)-C(2))-methyltransferase RlmN codes for the protein MQNLIELTKNDLEAFVAEDLKEPRFRAEQIWQWLWQKRVRSIDAMTNLSKPLREKVMSMAAIAWPEIAKVAQSKDGTIKFLLRMGDGALIETVLIPMQDRYSQCLSTQVGCAMACTFCNTGKLGFERNLTYGEIMGQILVGRQYLEDQGMNPLKNLVFMGMGEPLLNLDNLIKVLTDLPCERGLSLSWRRSMVSTVGFPDKLKILGDLEIALPAISLHAPTQELRAKIMPKAAKVHLDDLMAALKAYPMRPRERITFEYLLLKDVNDSLEHADQLARLIDRRKGKINLIAYNATEGMPYDAPERDKVEAFEKRLWDHGLTAFIRRSMGADIKAACGQLKAEEMK